From a region of the Cyprinus carpio isolate SPL01 chromosome B21, ASM1834038v1, whole genome shotgun sequence genome:
- the si:ch1073-398f15.1 gene encoding cardiomyopathy-associated protein 5 has product METMEIMDPESQMTALLDDTLAEEQLDDAVEDLSNSLREVVQDGAVKPKLHCLMMDPSFSMVTVQSEDSGIVWENASSRCSTPWASELSEPGYSCCGSGAAGRIVFIMDEELMSRRKRKPKSEKSKTLPQVSHEILAEAERPAMVEVSLPNVTPEEEGTEEHKTAQREGKHQRLFSLVSEGSEILNIIAPPRVSTLDEEESKGLEDNLYYLEETPAVKSPEVLDEPELDIYTETVETEKSVLVNPDPGVQIQLPPIQVSRRGQTTEDYFEKFTLVDHQAPAGAAPVEEAQQETEDKVTEEEDKAAGPEAETRLSGVSSAVSMLDISGEHLDDVFYGGGSEPPSAASVSEKDREFSKSSLKESGSVLFGSEESVLTPIYLPEGPLKIIDLNLLEEPKALAFLYSDLYADAVGARKKQDEDVESVTSEKSFHSQESDSEDRGYLEKFVLKVETLADAVPEKRPEERHDPFRLAGYVIHHREESVENQAEEQEEITDFFRNSASSSPCEPVDFEQLEKEEKIEAVRTPRVTFKEEAPKNKTEQGSVCPSLDDEFLPVEISEDCPAWEENLQTVVRAAVKSTRTDFGLRRKPKSVSEKSSPAPIQAQKNTVRPIIPLHRPFLDLSPLLRVQTEDETETPDAEEEREHSSSAEVSNQDCVISGDSTRENPTNLLHEDRAEAALSKSE; this is encoded by the exons ATGGAAACGATGGAAATAATGGATCCAGAGAGCCAGATGACCGCACTGCTGGACGACACGCTGGCAGAAGAACAGCTGGACGACGCGGTGGAGGATCTGAGCAACAG TTTGAGAGAGGTGGTCCAGGATGGTGCGGTCAAGCCGAAGCTCCACTGCCTGATGATGGACCCGTCCTTCTCGATGGTGACCGTCCAGAGCGAGGACAGTGGGATCGTTTGGGAAAACGCTTCCAGCCGCTGCTCCACACCCTGGGCCTCGGAGCTCAGCGAACCCGGATACAGCTGCTGCGGCTCCGGAGCGGCCGGCAGGATCGTCTTCATTATGGACGAAGAACTGATGAGCAGAAGGAAGAGGAAGCCAAAGTCTGAGAAATCAAAGACGCTCCCTCAGGTCAGCCACGAGATCCTCGCTGAAGCGGAGAGACCGGCCATGGTGGAAGTGTCCCTGCCCAATGTGACACCAGAAGAAGAAGGAACAGAGGAGCACAAAACAGCTCAGAGAGAAGGAAAGCACCAGCGTTTGTTCAGTCTCGTCTCTGAAGGATCTGAGATACTAAACATCATCGCTCCGCCGAGAGTCTCCACCTTGGATGAAGAGGAGAGCAAGGGTCTGGAAGATAACTTGTATTACCTCGAGGAGACGCCTGCTGTGAAATCCCCAGAGGTCCTGGATGAACCTGAGCTGGACATTTATACTGAGACTGTAGAGACGGAGAAGAGCGTTCTAGTGAACCCAGATCCCGGTGTCCAGATCCAGCTTCCGCCCATTCAAGTGTCCCGAAGAGGACAGACGACCGAAGACTACTTCGAGAAGTTCACGCTGGTTGACCATCAAGCTCCAGCAGGAGCAGCACCAGTAGAAGAAGCCCAGCAGGAAACAGAGGACAAGGTcacagaagaagaagataaaGCAGCTGGTCCTGAAGCGGAAACAAGACTTTCTGGAGTCTCCTCAGCTGTGAGTATGCTAGACATTTCTGGTGAACACTTGGACGATGTGTTTTACGGCGGAGGGAGTGAGCCACCTTCTGCTGCGAGTGTTAGTGAAAAGGACAGAGAGTTTTCCAAATCCTCTCTGAAGGAAAGCGGAAGCGTCTTGTTTGGAAGCGAGGAGTCGGTCCTCACTCCCATATACCTTCCCGAAGGTCCTCTGAAAATCATCGACCTCAACCTGCTCGAGGAGCCCAAAGCCTTGGCGTTTCTCTACTCGGACCTGTACGCAGACGCCGTCGGAGCCAGGAAGAAGCAGGACGAAGACGTCGAGAGCGTGACCTCTGAGAAATCCTTCCACAGTCAAGAGTCTGACTCCGAGGACAGAGGCTATCTGGAGAAGTTTGTGCTCAAGGTTGAGACTCTGGCTGACGCTGTTCCTGAGAAACGCCCCGAGGAACGGCACGACCCTTTCAGACTCGCCGGATACGTGATACACCACAGAGAAGAATCTGTGGAGAATCAGGCAGAAGAGCAGGAAGAGATCACGGATTTCTTTAGGAACAGTGCGTCTTCATCGCCCTGTGAACCTGTCGACTTCGAGCAGCTGGAGAAAGAGGAAAAGATCGAAGCTGTCAGGACGCCTCGGGTCACTTTCAAAGAGGAAGCGCCAAAGAATAAGACAGAACAGGGGAGCGTTTGTCCATCGCTGGATGACGAGTTTTTACCGGTTGAAATAAGTGAGGATTGTCCGGCGTGGGAGGAAAACTTGCAGACGGTTGTCAGAGCTGCAGTAAAATCAACACGCACAGATTTTGGCCTAAGACGAAAACCAAAGTCAGTAAGCGAGAAAAGCTCTCCAGCACCAATCCAAGCTCAAAAAAACACGGTCAGACCCATAATTCCACTTCACAGACCCTTCCTGGATCTGAGCCCCCTGCTGCGCGTCCAGACCGAGGACGAGACTGAAACACCAGACGCTGAAGAGGAGAGAGAGCACTCAAGCTCTGCAGAGGTCAGTAATCAGGACTGTGTGATCTCCGGAGACTCTACAAGAGAGAATCCCACAAATCTGCTGCATGAAGACAGAGCTGAAGCTGCTTTGAGCAAGTCTGAGTGA